A window of Miscanthus floridulus cultivar M001 chromosome 12, ASM1932011v1, whole genome shotgun sequence genomic DNA:
TTTATTCACACAGCTTTGTCATGTGTAAGATAGACAATTCATAAATTTCTGTTTCACTAGGGCGGTATGCTTGGAAATTTGAGTTCTGGGCTAAAAATTAGAATCTACAGAATACCATTTTCATGAAATTCATGACAGTGTATTCTTACCTTTTGCTATGTGCTGCTTATGACCATTGTTATCCTTTGTACTGCAACCGTTCAGCATCATTTTGACAAATATGACCTTAAATTAACTTGCCTGTTCATCCACCCTCTTCAGGAAATATTGTATCAATTAATTCAAGGAAGTAATGGTAGCGGTTCATCTAGAACTCATTCGACTCCAAGTTGTAGCTATGGCCGTGATCGGACATCAAATGAACAAAAATCATCTGGGGATGTAAACTATGAGTTGCAACTAGCAGTTGATGAAGCTTTAGCTAGAGAGTTGCAAGAAATGGAGGGCAAACTAGCCAACACTTCACTTAATGACAATAATGGTTAGTTGCATACTCTATATTCTTTGGTGTCGGAGTCaatttgtttcccagattaagTGCTAATCTGTTGTCTCAAATACCTTTACAGGAAGAAAGCCAACATCATCTTCAGCGTTTGATAGAGGCAATAATTCTGCAAGTAGACCTCCTCAGGTATACATTTCTGGCAAGTATTTTGGACAATCAATACACACTTCCATTTATTGCCAATTACCAATGTACAGGTAGTGGAGGAGGATGGGATTGATCCAGATACTATGACTTATGAGGTGTGTTTGTTTTGTCTCCtcccctctttttttttttttttttttttttttttttttttttttttttagctaTGCTTCTATAAGTGGCATGTGCCAGGTAGCTTTTGGTTCTGATAACCGATATGTTTTGTTAGGAGCATATTCTATTTTATTGCCACCTTGTGGCTATCGGCATTATAGAGATATGTGTTGCCGAGTATTAAAGAAATGGGATTTTCTTTTCATTTATTTCATTTGATTTCAGGAACTGCAACAGTTAGGGGAAGCCATTGGTACCGAAAGCAAAGGGCTGCCTGAAAGTGTCATAGCACTCTTGCCAACTTCAACTTACAAAATTGGAATATTCTCAAGAAAGGAAAAACATGATGAGTACGTTTTTAAGCTGATTAGGATATTTAATTTTCCATTTTCTTGCTCAACATTTTTTATGTTTGGAAGTGCAGTGGCAATACTGATTAGTTATAAGGTTTGAAGAATATGTTTTCTAGTTGTTTGTTGCATCCTATGACACTGCTACCAGGTGTTTATCTATGTTTGTACTGTATTAACTTATGCTTTTAAGTAACAAACCATTTTGCCACTCACTCTTTTGTACTTATGCAGATGTGTGATCTGCTGTATGGCATACAAGAACCGAGATAGGCTTACTAAATTGCCCTGTGGACATCAGTACCATCAAGCTTGTGTCGCTAAATGGTTACAGATCAATAAGGTAAGTTACCTAGACACCTAGTCTTTAGCTTTTTTTTAGTATgtctccctccgttccaaactaTAGGTCGTTTTGGCTTCTCTAGATACATAGCGTATATATAAAtgcataacaaaagctatgtatctagaacaACCAAAATGACCTATAATTTGGGATAAAGGGAGTAGTACATAGGTTGGTGGTACAACTTCCATCCTTCTAGGAATTGTTGTAGTTCCTGTGGTTCCTGATCAGTTTACTTGTGTTGGAATTATTTATTAGGATGAGGGCAGATTTGGTGCCCTCGTTAGCTAAAATactatgttgcaatgtttcaaaaaacatcacaaaaatcatgtatttgtagttGTGTACACATAAAGTTTAGTATAGCCGCAACAATTCAGTTTGAAATTCGTCCTAGATGTCAAGAAACAAAATAGACAAGCAGTCAacctggcactgttcatcatgtgCTGACAGTGAcacttctgttttttttttaatctcaACATCAAAGATGAATTTTAAACTAGTAAATTGTTGTGGCTACACTTAACTTTAGGTGTACTACATAAAtgatttttgaaacattgcaacatggcaTTTTAACTAACGAGGGCACCATATAACTTTCCTATTAGGATTTAGGAGTATGAAAGCTACCGTGTCTCGTAACATGTCATCGTTTTTGTATTGCACATCAAATTTGCTTGCCAACTGTAGTATATATCTTGAGCAATCACCCGAGGTTAAACGTGATGTAGAAATCTTACAAGTTACACCTTCGTTTCACAGTATTTGAACGGTCCACATACCAAAGACTAAGAGGCATAATAGCTAAGTAATCTTTTTTACAGAATCAGATTTTGTCATTCGTCTAATGGAGGGCCCAGAAGGGGGGCCAAGCTGTCTAGGTCTGGGCTGACCACGCCACCAGGACGGGGGCGCGACCAGCGGAGGGGCGGCCTCCCGCCACGCCGCCGACATCCAGATCCGGGAGGATAGGATCTGCTTGCTTGGAGGACAAGATTAGATTGCTTAGAGGCTAAGTCTCCCAGGAGTATAAATACAAGGGCGATGTAACCTTTCAATCTTAAGCAAGAGTAGAATAGGCCAAGGGCCTTCTATCCCCTCCTCTCCCTTCTAAGCCTTGGTCCTCTTCCCctgcgcctctctctctctcccctgtgCCGACGACTCTAGTCCCCCAAACCCTAGCTGCCACAGCCTAGAGCCCCTTCCCCTGCCGGGCTCTGACACTGGTATCCGGAGACCAGATCAATCCGATGGCCACCACCGCCAAGATCATCGACATAGACACTATCTGGAACAATGCCCACAACATCATAATCAATTGGCGAAACTGGGCGACAAGTTCTTCGCCGGCAACACCAGCAGCAGCCTGCTGCTGCCCGACGCCGTCGCACCCTTGTTGCCCGCTGCACCCCGCAGCGACCATGCAACAAGCAGCGTCGCCGCTAGCCTTCCCTGCAGCGGCCTCGCCACCAAGTTGATGGACAACGACGCTCGCCTGAGCAACAACGAGCATGCACGTTCCAAGGAGGACCTTGACATCCACAACATGACCAATCGTTGGAAGACGATGTTTGACGAGTTCTTCGCTCGCACCGACAATTCTCAGCCAATAGCAGATCCACCTCAACCAGAGATCCCCACTCCGGAGATCACGTACAAAGGAGTTGGAGCAGCCGTCTTCCTCAAAGCCTTATCAACGATCAAGCAAAGCCGCAGCGCGAGGACGCGCTGCCAGGAGAAGGGGGAAGAGATGTCATACGTCTAATGGAGGGCCCAGGAGAGGGCCCAGAAGGGGGCCCAGGCTGTCTAGGTCTGGGCTGACTGCGCCACCCGGAGGGGGGCGCGACCAGCGGAGGGGCGGCCTCCCGC
This region includes:
- the LOC136497234 gene encoding E3 ubiquitin ligase BIG BROTHER-related-like, producing MYLLGNKTGKKKVYVGYMSAPLPYAIEENYGGCFFDDDDDLAQVLQDQEILYQLIQGSNGSGSSRTHSTPSCSYGRDRTSNEQKSSGDVNYELQLAVDEALARELQEMEGKLANTSLNDNNGRKPTSSSAFDRGNNSASRPPQVVEEDGIDPDTMTYEELQQLGEAIGTESKGLPESVIALLPTSTYKIGIFSRKEKHDECVICCMAYKNRDRLTKLPCGHQYHQACVAKWLQINKVCPVCNKEVFS